The Falco cherrug isolate bFalChe1 chromosome 6, bFalChe1.pri, whole genome shotgun sequence genome window below encodes:
- the MYCN gene encoding N-myc proto-oncogene protein, which produces MPGMVSKNPDLEFDSLQPCFYPDEDDFYLCGPDSAPPGEDIWKKFELLPTPPLSPSRAGLQEHPPGGASVPWGGAALGGCRPADPLDWASELLLLPPEADLWGGSDGGDFFETGLGVTNNLNSIIIQDCMWSGFSAREKLERAVSEKLQGKPPAAAPPPPPGAAAASGPAAASGRPELGGAVPECVDPAVVFPFPVNKREAAAGRTAAAAGGWAQRGGRPPRPAGDSRASSSSGDDTLSDSDDEDEEEEDEEEEIDVVTVEKRRSSSNKAVTTLTITVRPKNTTFPSVRTQQNELILKRCAPIHQQHNYAAPSPYMESEEAPPQKKLKTEVPRPVKPTIQPKSKSSSPRNSDSEDSERRRNHNILERQRRNDLRSSFLTLRDHVPELVKNEKAAKVVILKKATEYVHSLQAEEQKLLLEKEKLQARQQQLLKKIEYKRTC; this is translated from the exons ATGCCAGGAATGGTCAGTAAAAACCCAGACCTCGAGTTCGACTCTTTGCAGCCCTGTTTCTACCCGGACGaagatgatttttatttgtgcGGGCCGGACTCCGCTCCCCCCGGGGAGGACATCTGGAAAAAGTTtgagctgctgcccacccctccACTGTCTCCCAGCCGGGCCGGGCTTCAGGAGCACCCCCCGGGGGGGGCCTCGGTGCCGTGGGGAGGGGCggccctggggggctgccgCCCCGCCGACCCCCTGGACTGGGCGTCcgagctgctcctgctgccccccgAGGCCGACCTGTGGGGGGGCTCGGACGGAGGGGACTTCTTCGAGACGGGCCTCGGCGTAACCAACAACCTCAACTCCATCATCATCCAGGACTGCATGTGGAGCGGCTTCTCCGCCCGCGAGAAGCTGGAGCGGGCGGTCAGCGAGAAGCTGCAGGGCaagccgcccgccgccgccccgccgccgcccccgggggccgccgccgccagcggccccgccgccgccagcggCCGCCCGGAGCTGGGCGGCGCCGTGCCCGAGTGCGTGGACCCGGCTGTGGTCTTCCCCTTCCCCGTCAACAAGCGGGAGGCCGCGGCGGGCCGcaccgcggcggcggcgggcggctggGCACAGCggggcggccgcccgccgcgccccgccggggACAGCcgggccagcagcagctccggGGACGACACCCTCAGCGACTCGG ATGATGaagatgaggaggaagaggatgaagaagaagaaatagatGTTGTGACAGTGGAGAAAAGGCGCTCCTCCTCCAACAAGGCTGTTACCACCCTTACTATTACAGTGCGTCCTAAAAATACCACTTTTCCATCAGTCAGGACGCAGCAGAATGAACTGATTTTAAAGCGTTGCGCACCAATTCACCAGCAGCATAATTATGCAGCTCCTTCTCCATACATGGAGAGTGAAGAAGCTCCACCGCAGAAGAAGTTAAAAACCGAGGTGCCCCGTCCAGTAAAACCCACGATCCAACCAAAGTCTAAAAGTTCAAGTCCTCGAAACTCTGATTCAGAGGACAGTGAACGTCGACGCAACCATAATATCCTGGAGCGTCAACGGCGTAATGATCTACGGTCAAGTTTCCTCACGTTAAGGGACCATGTTCCAGAACTGgttaaaaatgagaaagctgCAAAAGTTGTGATCTTGAAAAAAGCCACTGAATATGTTCATTCCCTtcaggcagaggagcagaagtTATtgctagaaaaggaaaaattgcaaGCCAGACAACAGCAGTTGCTAAAGAAAATAGAATACAAGCGGACTtgctaa